The following proteins are encoded in a genomic region of Asterias amurensis chromosome 5, ASM3211899v1:
- the LOC139937123 gene encoding uncharacterized protein encodes MSDCSFCKCDNYTLSCQFETCPPVTCRIRIKFEGVCCKACPYNVTAEDVVPVVPPGTEIDRGRESEITLDLIMMYSYNVEATSVAGQGLWTTRLWMAENEDGTGELSGTVMEEALTEEQQSQGLEKNPRGVFSIEDIRYRFDLTGHTCEEANFICAKFNKGPNPEVEKDYLPFIFRAIPTGKVLTGCVKNTFCKAASSNPVVSDLPCSSPVGKNITHGARYHVSECYYCECENSTLSCQFETCPPLTCRNRIKFEGVCCKACPYNVTAEDVVPVVPPGTEIDQGRESEITLDLIMMYSYNSEATSVAGQGLWTTRLWMAENEDGTGELSGTVMEEALTEGQQSQGLERNPRGVFSIEDIRYRFDLTGHTCEEANFICAKFNKGPNPEVEKDYLTFHFTAKPTKDVLTGCVENTFCKSVTVTDLDWERGVEKTRYGHIILTIYATVGTAADSSELEGSGLWKMNIFGSENMDGSGKRKSLKSQILSADDQSKPLISPGSRMHFIGISTSFPIEDVGCEELSYLCLEFESGPNPSYTFGTSTGEDSLISCKAEECKGMRQFSLGGVGM; translated from the exons ATGTCGGACTGTTCTTTTTGCAAATGTGACAACTACACGCTCAGTTGCCAATTTGAAACTTGTCCCCCGGTAACCTGCAGGATTCGCATCAAGTTTGAGGGAGTGTGCTGCAAAGCTTGCCCCTACA ATGTGACTGCTGAAGATGTAGTTCCAGTTGTACCTCCCGGCACTGAGATCGATCGGGGTAGAGAGAGTGAGATTACCCTGGATCTGATAATGATGTATTCTTACAATGTTGAGGCAACGAGTGTTGCTGGACAAGGACTTTGGACAACGAGACTGTGGATGGCTGAAAATGAAGACGGTACAGGCGAGCTCTCTGGCACTGTCATGGAGGAGGCCCTCACCGAAGAACAGCAGTCACAAGGTCTGGAGAAGAACCCTAGAGGAGTGTTCTCCATAGAGGATATCAGGTATCGCTTTGACTTGACTGGTCATACATGTGAAGAAGCCAATTTCATCTGTGCTAAATTCAACAAAGGACCCAACCCAGAAGTGGAAAAGGACTACTTGCCGTTCATTTTTCGTGCCATACCAACAGGGAAAGTTTTGACTGGCTGTGTcaaaaataccttctgtaaag CGGCAAGTAGCAACCCTGTAGTTTCTGATTTGCCCTGCTCATCCCCTGTCGGGAAAAACATTACACACGGTGCAAGATACCACGTGTCTGAATGTTATTACTGCGAATGTGAAAACTCCACGCTCAGTTGCCAATTTGAAACTTGTCCCCCGCTAACCTGCAGGAACCGCATCAAGTTTGAGGGAGTTTGCTGCAAAGCTTGCCCCTACA ATGTGACCGCTGAAGATGTAGTTCCAGTTGTACCTCCCGGCACTGAGATCGATCAGGGTAGAGAGAGTGAGATTACCCTGGATCTGATAATGATGTATTCTTACAACTCTGAGGCAACGAGTGTTGCTGGACAAGGACTTTGGACAACGAGACTGTGGATGGCTGAAAATGAAGACGGTACAGGCGAGCTCTCTGGCACTGTCATGGAGGAGGCCCTCACCGAAGGACAGCAGTCACAAGGTCTGGAGAGGAACCCTAGAGGAGTGTTCTCCATAGAGGATATCAGGTATCGCTTTGACTTGACTGGTCATACATGTGAAGAAGCCAATTTCATTTGTGCTAAATTCAACAAAGGACCCAATCCAGAAGTGGAAAAGGACTACTTGACGTTCCACTTTACTGCCAAACCAACGAAGGACGTTTTGACTGGCTGTGTCGAAAATACCTTCTGCAAAA GTGTGACAGTGACTGACTTGGATTGGGAGCGCGGAGTTGAAAAGACGAGGTATGGCCATATAATTCTGACAATCTATGCTACTGTTGGCACCGCCGCAGACAGCAGTGAGCTGGAAGGTTCAGGCCTATGGAAAATGAACATTTTCGGCAGCGAGAACATGGATGGCTCTGGCAAGCGTAAATCTCTAAAATCACAGATCCTGAGTGCTGATGACCAGTCCAAGCCATTGATATCTCCCGGCAGTCGTATGCACTTCATAGGTATCTCAACGTCATTCCCCATTGAGGATGTTGGCTGCGAAGAGCTAAGCTATCTCTGCCTGGAATTTGAAAGTGGTCCAAACCCATCATACACATTTGGCACTTCCACTGGTGAAGATTCGTTGATCAGTTGTAAAGCAGAAGAATGCAAAGGTATGAGACAATTTAGTCTTGGTGGAGTTGGTATGTAG